In Chryseobacterium turcicum, a single window of DNA contains:
- a CDS encoding M16 family metallopeptidase — protein MKKRLLSVAAAAFFGAMLNAQQIKFEEYDLPNGLHVILHQDNSAPVVTTGIMYHVGAKDEVVGRTGFAHFFEHLLFEGTPNIKRGEWFKIVSSNGGKNNANTTNDRTYYYETFPSNNEQLGLWMESERLRHAEINQIGVDTQREVVKEEKRMRMDNQPYGNLFTNVQKNLFTKHPYTWSTIGSMDDLNSAKLDEFKAFYKKYYVPNNATLVVAGDIKPEQTKKWIQEYYGAIPKGTVYPKNFPKDEPITKEKEVTAYDPNIQLPAYVFAYRTPGNKEKDAYVLDMLSSYLSNGKSSVLYKKLVDQEKKALQVAAFNQGLEDYGIFAFFAIPMGATTKQTLQSDIDAEIKKIQTTLISDEDYQKLQNQYENQFVNANSSIEGIAASLATNHVLMGDTNLINKEIEIYKSITKQDLQNAAKKYLNSNQRIILNYLPEKK, from the coding sequence ATGAAAAAACGACTTCTTAGTGTTGCAGCAGCTGCCTTTTTTGGAGCAATGCTGAATGCACAACAAATCAAATTTGAAGAGTATGATTTACCAAACGGCTTACATGTAATTTTGCATCAGGACAACTCTGCACCAGTAGTAACAACTGGTATCATGTACCATGTAGGAGCCAAAGATGAAGTAGTGGGAAGAACGGGTTTTGCACATTTCTTTGAGCACCTTTTATTTGAAGGAACTCCAAACATCAAAAGAGGAGAATGGTTTAAAATCGTTTCTTCAAACGGTGGAAAAAACAACGCCAACACAACAAACGACAGAACATATTACTACGAAACTTTCCCTTCAAACAACGAGCAATTAGGTCTTTGGATGGAGTCTGAAAGACTTCGTCATGCAGAAATCAACCAGATTGGGGTAGACACACAAAGAGAAGTTGTAAAAGAAGAAAAGAGAATGAGAATGGATAACCAGCCTTATGGAAATCTTTTCACCAACGTACAGAAAAATCTTTTCACCAAGCACCCATATACATGGTCTACGATTGGATCTATGGATGATTTGAACTCTGCTAAATTAGATGAGTTTAAAGCTTTCTACAAGAAATATTATGTTCCAAACAACGCAACTTTAGTTGTAGCAGGAGACATCAAGCCTGAGCAGACAAAAAAATGGATTCAGGAATATTACGGAGCCATTCCTAAAGGAACAGTTTATCCTAAAAACTTCCCTAAAGATGAGCCTATCACCAAAGAAAAAGAAGTAACAGCATACGACCCTAACATTCAGCTTCCTGCTTATGTTTTTGCATACAGAACGCCGGGTAACAAAGAAAAAGATGCTTACGTCTTAGATATGCTTTCGTCTTATTTAAGCAACGGAAAGTCTTCAGTTTTATATAAAAAATTGGTAGATCAGGAGAAAAAAGCACTTCAGGTAGCGGCTTTCAACCAAGGTCTTGAAGATTACGGTATTTTTGCATTTTTTGCAATCCCGATGGGAGCAACAACGAAGCAAACTTTACAGTCTGACATCGATGCGGAAATCAAAAAAATTCAGACTACTTTGATTTCTGATGAAGATTATCAAAAACTTCAGAATCAGTATGAAAATCAATTTGTAAATGCTAACTCAAGTATTGAAGGAATTGCAGCTTCATTAGCTACAAATCACGTATTAATGGGAGATACAAACCTGATTAACAAAGAAATCGAAATCTACAAATCGATTACTAAGCAGGACTTACAGAATGCGGCGAAAAAGTATTTGAATTCTAACCAAAGAATCATCCTTAACTACTTACCTGAGAAAAAATAA
- a CDS encoding ATP-dependent helicase, whose product MDYLKGLNESQYEAVTTLQGPLMVLAGAGSGKTRVLTMRIAHLITNGVDPFNILSLTFTNKAAKEMKERIAKVVGQSNARSLWMGTFHSVFARILRSEAHYLGYPSNFTIYDQQDALNVIRKVLKDMNIDADLYKPKKVQSRISNYKNNLITVKAYYNNPELMEADEKANMKFIGKIYEKYVEACFKNGSMDFDDLLLKTNELLTRFPEVLAKYQDRFRYILVDEYQDTNHSQYLIVKALASKFENICVVGDDAQSIYSFRGANIYNILNFKKDYQDAVTVSLEQNYRSTQNIVNAANAVIAKNLQQFKKNVFSENEEGEKIKVYRSLSDADEANFVAGNIWELRNREQKKFSDFAILYRTNSQTRAFEDSLRRKNIPYKVYGGLSFYQRKEVKDLIGYLRLLVNQNDSEALMRVINYPTRGIGETTQNRLIVFADSQNIPVSNVLDNLGIYAPQLKFNNGVLTKLSDFWAMIKAFQVLLKTETAYSVAMEVAKRSGLIKFLKDDQTPEGISRVENVQELMNSMQGFIEEQQQIEDGDPSLPNFLENIALSADTQRKDDEEDMVSLMTIHLSKGLEFPVVHLVGLEENLFPSFMSSATREDLEEERRLFYVALTRAEKQVFFSYATSRFQWGKITDAEPSRFLSEVAEEYIEFLNPVLEKRFINNAGITSNIFDEHPSEMKSFRKIEKKTISKSENDKPIAEPRKLKPVATARIINPSGASSQDIEVGDKVRHDRFGIGEVAFLDGTDPQNIKAKVVFLHEGEKNLILKYAKLTKI is encoded by the coding sequence ATGGATTATCTGAAAGGACTCAACGAATCACAATATGAAGCCGTTACCACTTTACAAGGACCTTTGATGGTGCTTGCAGGAGCGGGTTCCGGAAAAACACGTGTGCTTACAATGCGTATTGCACATTTGATTACCAATGGAGTAGATCCTTTCAATATTCTGTCATTAACCTTTACCAATAAAGCGGCAAAAGAAATGAAAGAACGTATTGCTAAGGTCGTTGGCCAAAGCAATGCGAGAAGCCTTTGGATGGGAACTTTTCACTCTGTTTTTGCGAGAATTCTGAGAAGTGAGGCACATTATTTGGGATATCCTTCCAATTTTACGATTTATGACCAACAGGATGCTTTGAATGTTATCAGAAAAGTTCTGAAAGACATGAATATCGATGCTGATTTATACAAACCAAAAAAAGTTCAGTCTAGAATTTCCAATTATAAAAATAACCTGATTACGGTAAAAGCATATTATAATAATCCTGAATTAATGGAAGCTGATGAAAAAGCCAACATGAAATTTATCGGAAAAATTTATGAAAAATATGTAGAAGCCTGCTTCAAAAACGGTTCTATGGATTTTGATGATTTATTGTTAAAAACCAACGAATTGTTAACAAGATTTCCGGAAGTTTTAGCAAAATACCAAGATAGATTCAGATATATTTTGGTAGATGAGTACCAAGATACGAATCACTCTCAGTATTTAATTGTGAAAGCTTTGGCTTCAAAATTTGAAAATATTTGTGTGGTAGGAGATGATGCGCAGTCTATTTACTCTTTCCGTGGTGCGAATATTTACAATATTTTAAATTTCAAAAAAGATTATCAGGACGCGGTGACTGTTTCTTTGGAACAGAATTACCGTTCGACACAAAATATAGTGAATGCTGCAAATGCCGTGATTGCTAAAAACCTTCAGCAGTTTAAGAAAAATGTTTTCAGTGAAAATGAAGAGGGAGAAAAAATAAAAGTTTACCGTTCGCTTTCCGATGCTGATGAAGCCAATTTCGTAGCCGGAAATATCTGGGAGCTTAGAAATAGAGAGCAGAAAAAATTCAGCGATTTCGCAATTCTATATCGTACCAATTCTCAAACCCGAGCGTTTGAAGACTCTCTGAGACGTAAAAATATTCCTTACAAAGTATATGGAGGTCTTTCTTTTTATCAAAGAAAAGAAGTGAAAGATTTAATCGGTTACCTTCGTCTTTTAGTCAATCAGAATGACTCTGAGGCGTTGATGAGAGTTATTAATTATCCTACGAGAGGAATTGGTGAAACTACGCAAAATAGGTTGATTGTTTTTGCAGACTCACAAAATATTCCTGTTTCTAATGTTTTAGATAATCTGGGAATTTATGCGCCACAGTTGAAATTTAATAATGGCGTTTTAACTAAATTAAGTGATTTCTGGGCGATGATTAAAGCGTTTCAGGTTTTGCTTAAAACAGAAACTGCATACAGTGTTGCGATGGAAGTGGCAAAACGAAGCGGTTTGATTAAATTTTTAAAAGACGACCAAACTCCGGAAGGTATTTCAAGAGTAGAAAACGTGCAGGAATTGATGAACTCAATGCAGGGTTTCATCGAAGAGCAACAACAGATAGAGGATGGTGACCCAAGTTTGCCTAATTTCCTTGAAAATATTGCCCTTTCTGCAGATACGCAAAGAAAAGATGATGAGGAAGATATGGTTTCGCTGATGACCATTCACCTTTCAAAAGGTCTTGAGTTTCCTGTGGTTCATTTGGTGGGATTAGAAGAAAATCTATTTCCAAGTTTTATGAGCTCGGCAACCCGTGAAGATTTGGAAGAAGAAAGACGTTTGTTTTATGTTGCTTTAACGAGAGCTGAAAAACAGGTGTTTTTCTCTTATGCAACTTCCCGTTTCCAATGGGGGAAAATTACCGATGCCGAACCTTCACGATTTTTAAGTGAAGTAGCGGAAGAATATATCGAATTTTTAAATCCTGTTCTCGAAAAGAGATTTATCAACAATGCTGGGATTACTTCTAATATTTTTGACGAGCATCCTTCAGAAATGAAGAGCTTTAGAAAAATAGAAAAGAAAACAATTTCTAAATCAGAAAATGATAAACCTATTGCCGAACCAAGAAAATTAAAACCTGTTGCTACAGCAAGAATTATCAACCCAAGTGGAGCTTCTTCGCAAGATATTGAAGTTGGGGATAAAGTGCGACACGACCGTTTCGGAATTGGTGAGGTGGCGTTTTTGGATGGTACAGACCCGCAAAATATCAAAGCGAAAGTGGTTTTCTTACACGAAGGCGAGAAGAATTTGATTTTGAAATATGCTAAATTGACGAAGATTTAG